From Panicum hallii strain FIL2 chromosome 2, PHallii_v3.1, whole genome shotgun sequence, a single genomic window includes:
- the LOC112880123 gene encoding probable galactinol--sucrose galactosyltransferase 2 produces MTVTPLITVSDGRLAVHGRTVLTGVPDNVSAAHAAGAGLVEGAFVGAHDGEAKSHHVFTFGTLRDCRFLCLFRFKLWWMTQRMGVSGRDVPLETQFMLVEVPASGDGDDDAGPVYLVMLPLLEGQFRAALQGNERDELQICIESGDKAVQTDQGAHMVYLHAGDSPFDAITAAVKAVEKHLQTFHHRDRKKLPSFLDWFGWCTWDAFYTDVTADGVKHGLQSLAKGGAPPRFLIIDDGWQQIAAEDKPDPNVVVQEGAQFASRLTGIKENTKFQAKPATDGGDGDGEPAPGGLKQLVRETKDAHGVKQVYVWHAMAGYWGGVAPAPGTGMERYEPALAYPVQSPGVTGNQPDIVMDSLSVLGLGLVPPRRARDFYGELHAYLASCDVDGVKVDVQNIIETLGAGHGGRVAITRAYHRALEASVGRSFPDNGCISSMSHNTDMLYSARETAVVRASDDFYPHDPASHTVHVASVAYNTIFLGEFMQPDWDMFHSLHPAAEYHGAARAIGGCPIYVSDKPGNHNFELLRKLVLPDGSVLRAQLPGRPTRDCLFSDPARDGASLLKIWNVNKCGGVVGAFNCQGAGWCRVTKRTRVHDAAPGTLTGAVRADDVDAIARVAAAGEDGGAEWDGEAVVYAHRSGELVRLPRGAALPVTLGPLEYEVFHVCPLRRGAAAGVAFAPVGLLDMFNAGGAVEDCAVSAGDSAGGAATVTAAMRVRGCGRFGAYCSRRPARCALDSAEVEFGYDADTGLVTVDLPVPEQELHRWTLEITV; encoded by the exons ATGACGGTGACTCCGCTTATCACGGTGAGCGACGGGAGGCTGGCGGTGCACGGGCGCACGGTGCTCACCGGCGTGCCGGACAACGTGTCGGCGGCGCACGCGGCCGGGGCCGGGCTCGTCGAGGGGGCCTTTGTCGGCGCccacgacggcgaggccaaGAGCCACCACGTCTTCACCTTCGGCACGCTACG GGACTGCCGGTTCCTGTGCCTGTTCCGGTTCAAGCTGTGGTGGATGACGCAGCGGATGGGCGTCTCCGGCCGCGACGTCCCGCTGGAGACCCAGTTCATGCTCGTCGAGGTGCccgcctccggcgacggcgacgacgacgctGGTCCGGTGTACCTGGTGATGCTGCCGCTGCTGGAGGGGCAGTTCCGGGCGGCGCTGCAGGGGAACGAACGCGACGAGCTGCAGATCTGCATCGAGAGCGGTGACAAGGCGGTGCAGACGGACCAGGGCGCGCACATGGTGTACCTCCACGCCGGCGACAGCCCCTTCGACGCCATCACCGCCGCCGTCAAGGCGGTGGAGAAGCACCTGCAGACGTTCCACCACCGGGACAGGAAGAAGCTGCCGTCGTTCCTCGACTGGTTCGGCTGGTGCACCTGGGACGCATTCTACACCGACGTCACCGCCGACGGCGTCAAGCACGGCCTCCAGAG CCTGGCCAAGggcggcgcgccgccgcggttCCTCATCATCGACGACGGCTGGCAGCAGATCGCCGCCGAGGACAAGCCCGACCCCAACGTCGTCGTCCAGGAGGGGGCGCA GTTCGCGAGCAGGCTGACGGGGATCAAGGAGAACACCAAGTTCCAGGCCAAGCCAGCCACTGACGGCGGCGACGGAGACGGCGAGCCGGCGCCCGGCGGGCTGAAGCAGCTGGTCCGGGAGACCAAGGACGCCCACGGCGTGAAGCAGGTGTACGTGTGGCACGCGATGGCGGGGTactggggcggcgtggcgccggcgccgggcacGGGGATGGAGCGCTACGAGCCGGCGCTGGCGTACCCGGTGCAGTCGCCGGGGGTGACCGGCAACCAGCCGGACATCGTGATGGACTCGCTGTCGGTGCTCGGGCTCGGGCTCgtgcccccgcgccgcgcccgggACTTCTACGGCGAGCTCCACGCGTACCTGGCCTCGTGCGACGTCGACGGCGTCAAGGTAGACGTGCAGAACATCATCGAGACGCTGGGCGCCGGCCACGGCGGCCGCGTCGCCATCACCCGCGCCTACCACCGCGCGCTCGAGGCCTCCGTGGGGCGGAGCTTCCCGGACAACGGCTGCATCTCCAGCATGTCTCACAACACCGACATGCTCTACAGCGCGCGGGAGACCGCCGTCGTGCGCGCCTCCGACGACTTCTACCCGCACGACCCGGCGTCGCACACCGTCCACGTCGCCTCCGTCGCCTACAACACCATCTTCCTCGGCGAGTTCATGCAGCCCGACTGGGACATGTTCCAT AGCTTGCACCCGGCGGCGGAGTACcacggcgcggcgagggcgATCGGCGGCTGCCCGATCTACGTCAGCGACAAGCCGGGTAACCACAACTTCGAGCTGCTGAGGAAGCTCGTCCTCCCCGACGGCTCCGTGCTCCGCGCGCAGCTCCCCGGCCGGCCCACGCGCGACTGCCTCTTCTCCGACCCGGCGCGCGACGGCGCAAGCCTGCTCAAGATCTGGAACGTGAACAAGTGCGGCGGCGTGGTGGGCGCGTTCAACTGCCAGGGCGCCGGGTGGTGCCGCGTGACCAAGCGGACGCGCGTGCACGACGCGGCGCCCGGGACGCTCACGGGCGCCGTGCGCGCCGACGACGTCGACGCCATCGCGcgcgtggccgccgccggcgaggatgGCGGCGCGGAGTGGGACGGCGAGGCCGTGGTGTACGCGCACCGGTCTGGGGAGCTGGTCCGGCTGCCCCGCGGCGCGGCGCTGCCCGTAACGCTGGGCCCGCTCGAGTACGAGGTGTTCCACGTCTGCCCGCTCCGCcggggcgccgcggcgggcgtCGCGTTCGCGCCCGTCGGGCTGCTCGACATGTTCAacgccggcggcgccgtcgaGGACTGCGCGGTGAGCGCCGGCGACtctgcgggcggcgcggcgaccgTGACGGCGGCGATGAGGGTGCGCGGGTGCGGCCGGTTCGGCGCCTACTgctcgcggcggccggcgaggtgCGCGCTGGACTCGGCGGAGGTGGAGTTCGGCTACGACGCCGACACGGGGCTCGTCACCGTCGACCTGCCCGTGCCGGAGCAGGAGCTGCACCGGTGGACGCTGGAGATCACGGTGTAG